The stretch of DNA GCTCGACGCGACGATCTCGGCGCCCCCGGCGCAGAGGGCGGCGAGGAAGGTCAGGATCGCGATCACCGCCGCGAGCGCCCGGCCGGCGCTGGTATCGGTCGGCACGAGGGCTGCGTTGCGGCGCAGGGTGGGCGGCAGGTCGGAGGCCGGGGCCTCGCGCCGCGGCGCCCGCTCCAGGGTGGCTCCGTCAGACATGATGCGTCTCCCCGCGGCTCATCCCTCGATCCGCAGGCGGTTGTTGCCGAGCACGAACCGGCGCGCGTCGACGAGGTCCATCAGGGCGAAATCGTGGGTGGCGATCAGCACCGAGGTGCCGAGGCGGTTCAACTCGACGAACAGGCGCAGCAGGCGCCGGCCGAGCTGGGGATCGACGTTGCCGGTCGGCTCGTCGGCGAGCAGCAGTTCGGGCCGGGCGATCAGCGCCCGGGCGATCGCCGCGCGCTGCTTCTCCCCGCCCGACAGGAGCGGCGGCAGCACGTGCATCCGCTCCCCCAGGCCCACCCAGCGCAGCAGTTCCACCACCTCGGCCCGGTAGCTCGTCTCGGCCCGGCCCTGGACGCGCAGAGGCAGGGCGACGTTCTCGTAGGTGGTGAGGTGATCGAGCAGGCGGAAATCCTGGAACACCACGCCCATGCGCCGGCGCAGGGACGTGAGCGCGCCGCTTGAGATGCCGCTCACCTCCTCGCCGAACACCGAGACGAGGCCGCGGCTCGGCCGCACCGAAAGCAGGATCAGGCGCAA from Methylobacterium aquaticum encodes:
- the ftsE gene encoding cell division ATP-binding protein FtsE, whose product is MDARTERGAGRSLLGGMDEPVVRFENVGMRYGVGPEILSDISFTIAPHSFQFLTGPSGAGKTTLLRLILLSVRPSRGLVSVFGEEVSGISSGALTSLRRRMGVVFQDFRLLDHLTTYENVALPLRVQGRAETSYRAEVVELLRWVGLGERMHVLPPLLSGGEKQRAAIARALIARPELLLADEPTGNVDPQLGRRLLRLFVELNRLGTSVLIATHDFALMDLVDARRFVLGNNRLRIEG